TAGTGTACTTCCTGAAATTTCAAAAGGATATATGATTGCCGATTTAATTATGATTCTCGGTAGTCTTGATATTGTATTAGGTGAAATTGACAGATAGATTTTATCATAAAAACTGAAAATAATTCTAACTAAATAAATAAAACTATGGAACAGAATTTTATATATAACTTGTTTGGAGACGGCATAATAACTTACTCTCTGTTTGTTATTATTCCATTGACATTTTTGCTTATATATGCATTAGTTGCAATTCTTGGTGAATTGAAAATTGCGTCATGGGTTCAGGATAGGTTAGGTCCAATGCGTACAGGTTGGAAAGGTGTCCTGCAGCCGCTTGCGGAAGTTGTAAAATTGCTTCAGAAGGAAGATATTGTTCCTGATAAAGCAAACAAGCCACTTTTCAATCTTGCTCCTTATGTGATGTTTACAGGTGCTTTCGCTGCATTTGCGGCAATACCATTTGCTTTTAATTTCGTGCCTGCTCATCTGAATATTGGTTTATTCTATATTTTTGCAGTAGGTGCATTCGGAGTAATCGGTATTGTGATGGGTGGCTGGGCATCGAATAACAAATATTCGCTCCTTGGAGCTATGCGTGGCGTATCTCAGATGGTTAGCTATGAAATTCCTATAGCACTTGCAATTTTAGCAATTGCTGCTCTTGCAGGCTCACTTGATTTGCAGGTAATCATTCATCAGCAATCAGGCGGCTTGTGGAACTGGAATATTTTCGGCGGCTCAGGACCAATTTGGAAAGTCGTTATCATCCCATTTACACTTGCTCTATTTATCATTCATTTTGTCGGTGGATTGGCTGAAACAAATCGTATTCCCTTCGATATTCCTGAAGGAGAATCAGAAATCGTTGCTGGTTACCATACAGAATACAGCGGAATGAAGTTTGCCATGTTTTTCTTTGCAGAATACGCCAATATGTTTACGGTCTCTGCACTAATTGCAATTGCTTTCCTTGGCGGTTGGCAGTCACCTTTCGGCGATTTCCTGAATCAGCCGTTTATGCAGCCGGTATGGTTTATAGGAAAAGCTTGTTTCTTAGTATTTGTTCAGATTTGGCTACGTTGGACATTGCCGAGATTAAGGGTTGACCAGCTTATGTATGTCAGCTGGAAAGTAATGACACCGCTTGCGTTTGTTTGTTTCGTAGCGATTGCTGCATGGAGTATGATTAATTATATTTATTTCACTCCCGGATTATAAAAGGCAGTAATTGATAAGGAAAATTAAATAAAAGAGAGATTAATTATGGATTATTTCAAAAAAATATATGACGGACTTTCCACAACAGGTGTAGGTATGAAAATTACCTTAGAGCACTTGTTTGGGAAAAAAGTTACAAATCAGTATCCTGAAATTTATCATCCGATAACTTCAGGTGATATGCCTTTAAATTCCCGCAACCGACTTTTTGTGGATATGGCAGGTTGTGATGGTTGTGATAGTTGTGCCAAAGCCTGCCCGATAAATTGTATCGAAGTCGAAACAGTCAGAGTTACACCTGATGAAGAAAACGTTCCTGATATGAATAACGGCAAAAAGCGTAAAATGTGGGTAACCAAGCATGAGATTGATTTTGCTAAGTGCTGTTTCTGCTCATTGTGTACTTTGGTCTGCCCTACAGAAGCTATCTATATGACTCAGGAATTTGAATATTCAGAATTTGACAGAGAAAACCTAAAGTATAATTTTTCTGATTTGACACCTGAGCAAGTAGTTGAAAAGAAAGCATCATTTGAGCAGTATCAGATTAAGAAAAAAGAAGAGCAGGAAGCTAAGAAAAAAGCTGACGCTGAAGCTAAAAAAGCAGCTGAAGAAGCTTTAGCCAATTTAGCAAAAGAAGAAGAATCAACTTGCGGCTCTGAAGAGGCTGAAGATGTTACGATAAAAGAAGAACCTAAAAAAGTAGAACCTCCCAAAGTTGAGGATGCACCTACAGAGTTATCTGAAGAGGATCTTGAAAAGCAAAAAGCACGTGACGAAAGAAGACGCGAGAATGAAAGAAAAAGAGCCGAAAGAATGGCTGCAAAGGCTAAAGAAGGCGGCGAGTAAATTTTTTGAATATTTTTAACTAAATTTATAAATTATATGAACTGGTACGACATAGTATTCTACGGATTTGCGGCGATAGTTTTGATTTCAGCCGCCGGCGTAGTATTCTCCCGCAAGATGATGTATTCGGCATTTTCATTGTTGTTTACATTCTTTGGAGTTGCCGGATTGTACGTTTTACTTAATGCTGATTTTATAGCCGTTACACAAATTATGGTTTACATCGGCGGTATTTTGATTCTTATAATATTCGGTGTGATGCTCACCTCGAAGTTTGTTGATTTAGATATTAAATCAGGGACCACCGGCACAGTGCAGTATGTATTAGCCGGTCTGGCTACTGTTACATTTGGTGGCTTTCTGATTTATATGTATCTCTCTACGAGTTGGTTCGAGAAGCCTGTTCCTGTTGTAGAATCAACAGTAAAGCCTATAGGCATACTGTTAATGACCGAATATTTCTTAGCTTTTCAGGTAGCTGCGATATTACTATTAATCGCATTTATCGGAGCGGCAAAAATTGCAAGAAGAAAGTAAGTATAATTGTTGGAAATTGAAATGGAAATCGGACTAAATCATTACCTGATAATAAGCGCCATACTTTTTGCGCTGGGCTTGTTCGGTATCATAACCCGCAAAAATGCGATTATGGTTCTGATGAGCATGGAATTGATACTCAATTCTGCGAATATCAATTTCATAGCTTTTGCAAAGTACGGCGGTATGAATTTTGACGGACACATTGCGGCAATGTTCGTAATTGTGCTGGCTGCGGCAGAAGTAGCTGTTGCTCTGGCAATTGTGCTTAACATATACCATAACTTTAGGCACGTTAATATTGACGAAGTTAGTAGTATGAAAGAATAATAATAATATTTAATAGAAGCGAATTATGAGCCACGACTTATTACTTCAGTTATCATTAGTGATACTCATATTGCCCCTTGTGAGCTTTCTGATAATTATTTTTAATCAGAAAAAACTGGGCAAGGCGGCGGGCGTTATCGGTACTGTTATTCTCGGTATTGATCTTGCTTTGGCTGCGGTAGTTGCTTATGGTAAGTTAGTTACCTTTTCGGAAGAAGCGCTGATTCAATGGAAATTCAGTTGGTTCTCACTGGGTAACAGAACTATTGACCTCGGTGTGGGAGTTGATAACTTAGCGGCAGCAATGCTTATAGTAGTTACTCTGATAAGTTTTCTTGTGCATCTGTTCTCTACTGAATATATGCATGATGATAAGCGGTACCCGAGATTTTTTGCATATCTTGGCATATTTACTTTTTCGATGCTCGGAATTGTTATTGCCAATAATTTGCTGAATATGTATATATTTTGGGAGCTCGTAGGTTTGAGTTCCTATTTACTCATCGGATTCTGGTACGAAAAAGATTCTGCTTCGAACGCATCGAAGAAAGCATTCATAACAAACCGTGTGGGTGACCTTGGATTTTTTGCAGGTATTATGATTGCATTCTTTGCATTCAATACCTTTATGTTCGATGAAATTTTTGAGCAGATTCGTAACGGCGCCCTACCTTTTGAGAGCGGAACAATTCTCACAGCGATGGGAATTCTGCTATTTGCCGGTGCTATCGGTAAATCAGCACAGTTTCCACTTCATGTATGGCTTCCTGATGCGATGGAAGGTCCGACTCCTGTAAGTGCTTTAATCCACGCTGCGACAATGGTTGCAGCAGGTGTTTTTATGACAGCCAAAATATTCCCCATATTCACTGCCGATGCTCTTACTTTTGTAGCATACACAGGTGCTTTTACAGCTTTCATGGCTGCTACAATCGGTATAACACAGAACGATTTCAAACGTGTACTCGCATATTCGACTGTTAGCCAGCTTGGGTTTATGATTATGGCGCTTGGTGTAGGAGCTTATACATACGGATTTTTCCATCTTGTAACACACGCATGGTTTAAAGCATGTTTGTTTCTTGCTTCAGGTTCGGTTATTCATGCTATGCATCATGCAATGCACCAAATGCACGACCACCATACAGACCCTCAGGATATTCGTAATATGGGTGGTTTGCGTAAGACTATGCCAAAAACATACCTGACATTTTTGCTTGCAACAATTGCTATTGCCGGTGTGCCTTTAACATCAGGCTTCCTGAGTAAGGATGGTATCCTTGCCGGAACGCTTGCATTCGGCAACTTAAGCGGACACTGGCTCATTCCGGTTATGGCATTTTCTGCTGCCGGTATGACTGCATTCTATATGTTCAGACTGACAATAGTATCATTCCATGGTGAGGCAAAAACTGAAGTTGCTGCAAAAACTCATGAAAACAAAACTCAAATTGTCCTTCCGCTTGTGGTGCTTGCTATACTTTCAATCTGGATTTTCTACTCATTCAATCCGATTGATGCATCATCCGGCTGGTTTGCTAAAGCATTTAAACCTGTCGCAACTGTGGTTCCGGCAGAGTTGCAATTCGACTTCATAACGCCTTTGGAAAGTCATGGTGCGGAGCATGGAGGACATTCTGTTTTAAATAAATTTGAAGAAGAATTGCATCACCAGCATTATACTGCTATGTTCCTGTCTCTCGCAATTGCGGGTTTTGGTATATTTCTGGCATTTATGTTCTATCAATATAAGAAAATTAACCCCGAAAAGGTCGCAAATGCTATCAAACCTCTATATCTATTATCTTACAATAAATGGTATATTGATGAAATTTACGAAAAGACATTTATTGGTGGTACTTTACTGTTTTCAAAATTAATGTATTGGATTGATTCCAAAATCTTCGACGGTATTGTTAATGGCATGGGATATTTATGGAGAGGATTGGGTACTTTTACAGGTAAATTTGACAACGGCGTTGTTGATGGTTTGGTTAATTTATCCGGCGGTATGGTAGGTTTTTCAGGTTCGGTTTTAAGAAAATTACAAACAGGACGCGTGCAAACATATTTGCTGCTAAGCATAATCGGTTTAATTGTTTTAATTTGGTGGGTAGTTTAACAAAATGAAAAATTTAGAAAATAAAAATAAATCGGAGGATTAATGTCAGGCACTTTAAACATATTTGGGGTCGGAATTCTCACCTGGATAACCTTCTTGCCAATATTGGGTATGATTGCTATTCTTGCAATACCAAGTGGTAAAGATGAATTAAGCCGTGCCCGTTCATTGAATTATTTCAGATATATAACACTGTTTGTTACTTTCATTCAGTTGGTTTTGGCTTTAGTTATATATTCTAACTTCAATTTAAGTATGCCGGGTATCAATGATGCGGGCTCAATGCAATTCGTAGAACGCTTTACATGGATTTCTGTTACCGGTCTCCCAATGTTCGGTAATTTGACAATCGAATATTTTATGGGTATTGATGGTATCAGTATGCCAATG
This window of the Ignavibacteriota bacterium genome carries:
- the nuoL gene encoding NADH-quinone oxidoreductase subunit L, whose amino-acid sequence is MSHDLLLQLSLVILILPLVSFLIIIFNQKKLGKAAGVIGTVILGIDLALAAVVAYGKLVTFSEEALIQWKFSWFSLGNRTIDLGVGVDNLAAAMLIVVTLISFLVHLFSTEYMHDDKRYPRFFAYLGIFTFSMLGIVIANNLLNMYIFWELVGLSSYLLIGFWYEKDSASNASKKAFITNRVGDLGFFAGIMIAFFAFNTFMFDEIFEQIRNGALPFESGTILTAMGILLFAGAIGKSAQFPLHVWLPDAMEGPTPVSALIHAATMVAAGVFMTAKIFPIFTADALTFVAYTGAFTAFMAATIGITQNDFKRVLAYSTVSQLGFMIMALGVGAYTYGFFHLVTHAWFKACLFLASGSVIHAMHHAMHQMHDHHTDPQDIRNMGGLRKTMPKTYLTFLLATIAIAGVPLTSGFLSKDGILAGTLAFGNLSGHWLIPVMAFSAAGMTAFYMFRLTIVSFHGEAKTEVAAKTHENKTQIVLPLVVLAILSIWIFYSFNPIDASSGWFAKAFKPVATVVPAELQFDFITPLESHGAEHGGHSVLNKFEEELHHQHYTAMFLSLAIAGFGIFLAFMFYQYKKINPEKVANAIKPLYLLSYNKWYIDEIYEKTFIGGTLLFSKLMYWIDSKIFDGIVNGMGYLWRGLGTFTGKFDNGVVDGLVNLSGGMVGFSGSVLRKLQTGRVQTYLLLSIIGLIVLIWWVV
- the nuoK gene encoding NADH-quinone oxidoreductase subunit NuoK, with amino-acid sequence MEIGLNHYLIISAILFALGLFGIITRKNAIMVLMSMELILNSANINFIAFAKYGGMNFDGHIAAMFVIVLAAAEVAVALAIVLNIYHNFRHVNIDEVSSMKE
- the nuoH gene encoding NADH-quinone oxidoreductase subunit NuoH, with protein sequence MEQNFIYNLFGDGIITYSLFVIIPLTFLLIYALVAILGELKIASWVQDRLGPMRTGWKGVLQPLAEVVKLLQKEDIVPDKANKPLFNLAPYVMFTGAFAAFAAIPFAFNFVPAHLNIGLFYIFAVGAFGVIGIVMGGWASNNKYSLLGAMRGVSQMVSYEIPIALAILAIAALAGSLDLQVIIHQQSGGLWNWNIFGGSGPIWKVVIIPFTLALFIIHFVGGLAETNRIPFDIPEGESEIVAGYHTEYSGMKFAMFFFAEYANMFTVSALIAIAFLGGWQSPFGDFLNQPFMQPVWFIGKACFLVFVQIWLRWTLPRLRVDQLMYVSWKVMTPLAFVCFVAIAAWSMINYIYFTPGL
- a CDS encoding 4Fe-4S binding protein, with protein sequence MDYFKKIYDGLSTTGVGMKITLEHLFGKKVTNQYPEIYHPITSGDMPLNSRNRLFVDMAGCDGCDSCAKACPINCIEVETVRVTPDEENVPDMNNGKKRKMWVTKHEIDFAKCCFCSLCTLVCPTEAIYMTQEFEYSEFDRENLKYNFSDLTPEQVVEKKASFEQYQIKKKEEQEAKKKADAEAKKAAEEALANLAKEEESTCGSEEAEDVTIKEEPKKVEPPKVEDAPTELSEEDLEKQKARDERRRENERKRAERMAAKAKEGGE
- a CDS encoding NADH-quinone oxidoreductase subunit J; this translates as MNWYDIVFYGFAAIVLISAAGVVFSRKMMYSAFSLLFTFFGVAGLYVLLNADFIAVTQIMVYIGGILILIIFGVMLTSKFVDLDIKSGTTGTVQYVLAGLATVTFGGFLIYMYLSTSWFEKPVPVVESTVKPIGILLMTEYFLAFQVAAILLLIAFIGAAKIARRK